The following coding sequences lie in one Streptomyces sp. NBC_00510 genomic window:
- a CDS encoding IclR family transcriptional regulator, translated as MSQTVDRALRILPLLAEGPANLEQVATRLDVHKSTALRLLRTLHEHGMVYRQDDQRYRLGARLFALAQEAMENLDVRGIAHPHLAALGELTGHTVHLAVYEEGEVVYIDKVESRYPVRMYSRIGKPVAITVAAVAKLLLADLPEAERRAVARGLEYPRYTARSTTDAAAYLAELARVREQGWASDLGGHEESINCVAAPIRGADGRVVAACSLSAPNVVVSAEELLKLRPQVRRTAEAISREYSGRPSEGTR; from the coding sequence ATGAGCCAGACCGTGGACCGCGCGCTGCGCATCCTGCCCCTGCTCGCGGAGGGGCCCGCCAACCTGGAACAGGTCGCCACCCGCCTGGACGTGCACAAGTCCACCGCACTGCGGCTGCTGCGCACCCTGCACGAGCACGGCATGGTCTACCGCCAGGACGACCAGCGCTACCGCCTCGGCGCCCGGCTGTTCGCCCTCGCCCAGGAGGCGATGGAGAACCTGGACGTCCGCGGCATCGCCCACCCCCACCTCGCCGCCCTGGGCGAACTGACCGGGCACACCGTCCACCTCGCGGTGTACGAGGAGGGCGAGGTCGTCTACATCGACAAGGTGGAGAGCCGCTACCCGGTCCGCATGTACTCGCGGATCGGCAAGCCCGTCGCCATCACCGTGGCCGCCGTGGCGAAGCTGCTCCTGGCCGACCTGCCCGAGGCGGAGCGGCGCGCGGTCGCGCGGGGCCTGGAGTACCCGCGCTACACCGCGCGTTCCACCACCGACGCCGCCGCCTACCTCGCCGAACTCGCCCGGGTCCGCGAGCAGGGCTGGGCGAGCGACCTCGGCGGCCACGAGGAGTCCATCAACTGCGTGGCCGCGCCGATCCGCGGCGCCGACGGGCGCGTCGTGGCCGCCTGCTCCCTTTCCGCCCCCAATGTGGTCGTCAGCGCGGAGGAGCTGCTGAAGCTGCGCCCGCAGGTCCGGCGCACCGCGGAGGCGATCAGCCGCGAGTACTCCGGGAGACCGAGCGAAGGAACCAGATGA
- a CDS encoding RidA family protein, whose translation MSEKTAITPAGHSTPPARFSHGVRKGNILQVAGQVGFGPAVPGQAPAPVGPGLREQTLQTLANVQAVLEEGGSSWEDVVMIRVYLTDTAHFPEFNALFDEFFAGLKGAPAARTTVYVGLPAGLLVEIDALAVLD comes from the coding sequence ATGAGCGAGAAGACCGCGATCACCCCGGCCGGCCACAGCACCCCGCCGGCCAGGTTCTCCCACGGTGTCCGCAAGGGCAACATCCTGCAGGTCGCCGGTCAGGTCGGCTTCGGCCCCGCCGTGCCGGGTCAGGCGCCCGCGCCCGTGGGCCCGGGGCTGCGGGAGCAGACCCTGCAGACCCTCGCCAACGTGCAGGCGGTGCTGGAGGAGGGCGGCTCGTCCTGGGAGGACGTCGTCATGATCCGGGTCTACCTCACCGACACCGCGCACTTCCCCGAGTTCAACGCCCTCTTCGACGAGTTCTTCGCGGGCCTGAAGGGCGCTCCCGCCGCCCGTACGACGGTCTACGTCGGCCTGCCCGCCGGACTGCTCGTCGAGATCGACGCCCTCGCCGTCCTGGACTGA
- a CDS encoding sugar kinase has product MTGTVAVDVVCVGESMVTFVPSVPGQRLADAAAFDRGTGGAESNVACALARLGHAVRWISRVGADPFGDHLVTAIAAAGVDVSGVRRDRDRPTGVYFRTGDGEVAYYRAGSAATAMGPDNVARRDAWAGRVLHLSGITPALSERCADLVHELTAPAPGRPLVSFDVNHRPALWRSADPVRLARLAARCDLVLVGEDEAGAAWGLPDADAVREALPGPAVLVVKQGAHGATAYEGGADGVFVPAPDTPVVDLVGAGDAFAAGFLSATLRALPLRERLARGHALAAAVIGVRGDSLAALGDGAWGRLRA; this is encoded by the coding sequence GTGACCGGGACCGTGGCCGTGGACGTCGTGTGCGTGGGCGAATCCATGGTCACCTTCGTCCCCTCCGTGCCCGGGCAGCGCCTCGCCGACGCGGCCGCCTTCGACCGTGGGACGGGTGGCGCGGAGTCCAACGTGGCCTGTGCGCTGGCCCGTCTCGGCCATGCCGTGCGCTGGATCAGCCGGGTGGGTGCCGACCCGTTCGGGGACCACCTGGTGACGGCGATCGCCGCGGCCGGCGTCGACGTCTCGGGGGTGCGCCGCGACCGGGACCGCCCCACCGGGGTCTACTTCCGCACCGGCGACGGCGAGGTCGCCTACTACCGGGCCGGTTCGGCCGCCACCGCCATGGGCCCGGACAACGTCGCCCGGCGCGACGCCTGGGCGGGCCGGGTCCTGCACCTGTCCGGCATCACGCCCGCGCTCTCCGAGCGGTGCGCGGACCTCGTCCACGAGCTCACCGCCCCCGCTCCGGGCCGCCCGCTGGTCTCCTTCGACGTCAACCACCGCCCCGCCCTGTGGCGTTCGGCCGACCCGGTACGGCTGGCCCGGCTCGCCGCCCGCTGCGACCTCGTCCTGGTCGGCGAGGACGAGGCCGGGGCCGCCTGGGGCCTGCCGGACGCCGACGCCGTGCGCGAGGCCCTGCCCGGTCCCGCCGTCCTCGTCGTCAAGCAGGGCGCGCACGGTGCCACCGCGTACGAGGGCGGCGCCGACGGGGTCTTCGTGCCCGCGCCGGACACGCCCGTCGTCGACCTCGTCGGGGCCGGGGACGCCTTCGCCGCGGGGTTCCTGTCGGCGACGCTGCGCGCGCTCCCGCTGCGGGAGAGGCTCGCCCGGGGCCACGCGCTGGCCGCGGCGGTGATCGGAGTACGGGGCGACTCCCTCGCCGCCCTCGGTGACGGGGCATGGGGGAGACTGCGCGCATGA
- a CDS encoding alanine racemase, whose amino-acid sequence MDQVTGIDELHRERVDHRFKGLPPDADGLTVGELAAERRTVFDGGFTTPLLTLSEPALEHNLAQLAEWAGKHGLAFAPHGKTSMAPQLFARQLAHGAWGITAATPHQVRVYRAFGVRRVFLANELVDAAALRWLSRELAGDPEFRFVCYVDSVRGVELMDAALTAVVDVVVELGAEGGRTGVRGPEEAARVADAVAAARHLRLVGVAGYEAPAPDPHGWLGELVALARDFDAAGRFAGASQIVVSAGGSEWFDAVADAFGTLGDLSLPVLGLLRSGAYVTHDDVHYRDLTPFHDRIPAEGSLEPAFRLWTQVLSRPEPGLALLNAGKRDAPYDLDLPVPQLVRRADGSAVPAAGLTVTKLADQHAFVDVAPGARDLAVGDWVGLGVSHPCTAFDKWQLIPVVDAGGVVTDFVRTFF is encoded by the coding sequence ATGGACCAGGTCACGGGTATCGACGAGCTGCACCGGGAGCGGGTGGACCACCGCTTCAAGGGACTCCCGCCGGACGCCGACGGCCTGACCGTCGGCGAACTCGCCGCCGAGCGCCGCACCGTCTTCGACGGCGGCTTCACGACCCCGCTGCTCACGCTCTCCGAGCCCGCCCTGGAGCACAACCTCGCCCAGCTCGCCGAGTGGGCCGGCAAGCACGGCCTCGCCTTCGCGCCGCACGGCAAGACCTCCATGGCCCCTCAGCTCTTCGCCCGCCAGCTCGCCCACGGCGCGTGGGGCATCACCGCCGCCACCCCGCACCAGGTGCGGGTCTACCGGGCGTTCGGCGTGCGGCGCGTCTTCCTCGCCAACGAGCTCGTCGACGCGGCCGCGCTGCGCTGGCTGTCCCGTGAGCTCGCGGGCGACCCGGAGTTCCGCTTCGTCTGCTACGTGGACTCCGTGCGCGGGGTGGAGCTGATGGACGCGGCCCTCACGGCGGTCGTGGACGTCGTCGTGGAGCTCGGCGCGGAGGGAGGACGCACCGGCGTGCGCGGCCCGGAGGAGGCGGCGCGCGTCGCCGACGCCGTCGCCGCGGCCCGGCACCTGCGGCTCGTCGGCGTCGCGGGCTACGAGGCGCCGGCCCCGGACCCGCACGGGTGGCTCGGCGAACTGGTCGCGCTGGCACGGGACTTCGACGCGGCCGGGCGGTTCGCCGGGGCCTCGCAGATCGTGGTGAGCGCGGGCGGCAGCGAATGGTTCGACGCCGTGGCGGACGCGTTCGGCACGCTCGGGGACCTGTCCCTGCCGGTGCTCGGGCTCCTGCGGTCCGGGGCGTACGTCACCCACGACGACGTCCACTACCGCGATCTGACGCCGTTCCACGACCGCATCCCCGCGGAGGGGTCGCTCGAGCCCGCCTTCCGCCTCTGGACGCAGGTGCTCTCCCGGCCCGAGCCCGGCCTCGCCCTCCTCAACGCGGGCAAGCGCGACGCGCCGTACGACCTCGACCTCCCGGTGCCGCAGCTCGTGCGCCGCGCCGACGGTTCCGCCGTCCCGGCGGCCGGGCTCACGGTCACGAAGCTCGCCGACCAGCACGCGTTCGTGGACGTCGCCCCCGGGGCGCGGGACCTGGCGGTCGGCGACTGGGTGGGGCTGGGGGTGTCGCATCCGTGCACGGCGTTCGACAAGTGGCAGCTCATCCCTGTCGTGGACGCGGGTGGGGTCGTCACGGATTTCGTCCGCACGTTCTTCTGA